From the genome of Medicago truncatula cultivar Jemalong A17 chromosome 2, MtrunA17r5.0-ANR, whole genome shotgun sequence:
taaagAACCGTATacaaaacaaacttataaatacTGCGACGAAGACTCAAATTGGATATAAGGTATGAAGTTATGGATGTGTTAGTTACCCAATCAACAAGAGAGAAGCATTCATCCCTTGGCCTATTCATGGTGTTGTGCTTCCCACTAACAATTTCCAAGGCAACAACTCCAAAACTATAAACATCCGCTTTCTCCGTCAAATATCCGTGCATTGCATATTCTGGAGCCATATATCCACTGCAACATTGAAAATTCATATCCTTGAAATTCATAATAAGCGGTGTAAATTAATTTGACTAGTATTCTTTTTTTGCCACACATTAGAACTACACTTAGAAAATGATAATCACAAGTCATAGAACTCACTAAGTGCCAGCTATTCTAGTGGTTATGTGAGTGTATCCCTCATCTTTAAGCTTGGCCAAACCAAAATCGGATATCTTTGGATTGAGATCTTTATCGAGCAACACATTAGTTGCCTTGATGTCCCTATGAACTATCTTTAGCCTTGACTCTTCATGTAGGTAAGCCAAACCTCGAGCAATACCAACACAAATTTTCTTCCTTGTCGaccaagtcaatttcaattgaCCTTTTTCTTTGGCttcatttataaatgttataGAAAATTAGACAACATAATCATATGGTATATGCTTTGTATAAAATATTGTAGATTGTATTTAATGAAAGAGCTACAAAACTTGACTTTATAGAAATTTGTTTTACCAAACAAAGCACAAGCAAGGCTATTATTTTCCATGTATTCATATATCAGCAGCAACTGATCTCCCTCCATACAACAACCATAGAGCTTAACTAGACAAGGATGTTGCAAAGCAGAAATCAAGCCGATCTCATTAATAAATTCGCGGTTCCCTTGCTTTGATTTAGAAGAAAGCTGCTTAACTGCTACTGTTGTGCCGTCTGAAAGAACACCCTGCAATTCGagaaatttatattatatctcTATATATGAAAGAAGTTATAAAGaagtaaaaacaataatagatcttcaaatttcaaatgaaaGTGTAGATTTTCCACAATACCTTGTAAACAGGACCAAACCCTCCTTCACCAATCTTATAGGCAATATCAAAGTTGTTAGTTGCTGCTTTGATTTTCCGTAACGTAAATAGCCCAGGTTGGAAATCTAAACCCTTTAGCTCTGTTGGTTGAAGTGagaacaaatatataaatcaatatTAAAATCAGGGATATATGTTATGAGTGTTTTAGATTTAAAGTATCTTCTTAATGCTTACCTCTTTCTAATGGACCTATCTTTCTTCGATATCTTCTCCATCGAGCTATACCAAATATCGTTAAGATAACTAGTGCTACAGCCACTACAACTGCAACAATATCCCACACTAGTCTGCTACTTTCCTTTTCCACTGGTGGTGGTGTAAAGTCTGCTTGATTATGATATAAGAGATTTGCATGTATTGGAGGATTAGGATAATAGCATAAGAAGAACTAAAGAGAGCTATTACTAACCAGGATCAACCGATATAGCCGATATAAGAGGGCCATATACCGATCCAAATGGGATAGCAGTTGTCCCTTTCCCAGCCCAATGAAGGCGAATCTCCAGCGTATTACTAGTCACACTAGCAGTGAACTTCTTTATGATTGCCTTACCAACTCCACCGGCTTCTTTTGCAATATTAAAATCCTTCAGCACCAACCTTTTCTGCAATAATTCAATCAAAAGATTGTTTATAATCTTCAAAGGACAATTTGATCAATACGAAAAAATGTCgttgaaaaagataagacaGAGACTACGAACCTGAATATAGATGTCAAATATACGCCTTCCAAGGCTGTTATATGTTTGGTCATCGGTGAACATTATCTCTGCAAAATGGAGATTTACTGTGTAGTTTCCATTTCCCAGGCAAAATCCATAATATGTTAGAGAAAGAGGAGAAACACGTGCATCCATATACAACTCGCCATTGTCCATGGCAAGGTTCGTTTTATTAGACCAGGTATAGTTGTCCACAAGGCTACTATCAAAGAAGTGGCCGGTGTTGCTAAGTGCCCAATTCGATCCACTACGGTGAAAGCTTGCTGGTCCAACTTCATTTGAATCATCGTCATATGTCAAGCTTTCCTTAGAAGTTATGACCTTACCACCACAATTTATATGGAGAGAGTATGAAGCTGGAATAACcatgttataccctgtttttggacctaaaaatactgggcccaatttcatttcaaactttgtcaattatcaaatttcaactgcacagttcaatttgtctctgcctcgcagtattttcaatcaccattttacctatgtttttcttgcataaaacttttcgaaatgtctttacttgtcttgtaagtcattcaaaagtgtctctgaatcattgcattgctttttctacagtttatttcaaaatttgcaaaaaagtcatacagaagggtattttggtcatttcctgcagtgggacccattttcatccttgtgactgtctctgagtcttttcaaattcatttttaacatttcatcagtaaaccctgtttaaattcatttcaaactcgcatctgagtcagtgtcaaagtcaatttgagttggtttaggtcatttttagccccaggggcattttggtcatttcacacgaaattttggcatagggaggttactttgaagtacctcatttaagccattggttcgttttagtccgtttcgtcagttttatttttgtttcactttacgtttggtcaaattatgtttttattcaaattttatttttaattgcattttggtccctcaattgaggtcccaaaattgcatttttgtccaaactgctttttatttatttcatttcaagttctttttaattttgcagtttagtccttaaaattcttatttttttgcaaaaaggtCCAAAGTCCATTTtaagtccaaggccgtgccCCTCCCATACAAAtccagatgtcacaattccattggctcaagtgtacacatgtcaactatataaacagtgagtcagattcaaagccattaacaacacgccaactcataaacacaaactcaattttctctttctcagctactgaatcaaaacagaaaatctctcaaaatttctcaagaacaccaagaacattcaaaccctaaccgtttttcaGAATCACCAGAATCAttgaatcatcaacaaattcatcaaattctctgcaattctcagagattcaatactgaatcttcatcattgaatcgccTCCTTCACAATACGAGTGCGAATCCATCGCTGTTAGcaacggactcaagcacgatcacgaagaagacagtgagaagaagagggaaagaaaacgaagaagattgaaccgGTGAAGCAGACGaagaatcactgatttattttcagtgttAAAGCCAAGAATCAACAACACAGAAAGCACAGAATCAAGTTTCCCGGAGAaactcaacagaatctccatcacaaacatcaggtaaaactcagaacctcattttcaaaataaaatcatagttgAACCTGAAGAAATCACGCAAGCATATCaaaaattttccagaatcacaaaccgtaaccgtaaccgtaaacacgtAAATCTcgcttttctcttttcaaaaagcatcaacgcaagcgaatcgttacagatcaagaaggataaaaagatttgatccaagaaagtttcaaagaaaaaaaagagtttcaaaACTGTGACATAAAACCTCAGATCTATAACGATTCAgaccttgcatgcaaaatctaacgccatattcttgtttaggacgaaaaaggatgtcttaatCTGTAAAAATTTTTGAAAACGGTAGAGTTTCTCgcctccggtgcggcggcgccgccctgttgggccggcaagccaccacaccggagcggtgaagctcaccggagaagacaaccggaggagaggagagaggtgagagcttctctcactaggtttagggttagagagagagaggagaaggaaaaatggactggaccggtcctgtaatccttttataagcagctgaaccggaccggtccagctcTGTTTCGTTCCCttcaatctagaccgttggatctagggttccatctcctggatcaatccaacggtccctgcgCTTTCCTGTGTTTTGactttgggctttgggtttgggcctaagATTCCATACGTTTTTTTGCTCCTTTGTGCTATTTACACCGTTTTTCTGTGCTATTGAAACCTGTGCCTTgactaaaattttgataaaaattcctAGATTTTTTTAGGTATACGTTGTGTTGATTTCTTATTGtttctatgacatttttgcatgtTGAGCTTGATAAAAGTATTGCAtgattaattcatagcattttaattcctTTTGGATCATTTGCCATGAgtttttcattgtatttttatccttaATGTGTTAATATGTGATAATAATCTTTTGATATGTTGATGTGAGATGTTTATGCCTCTAATCACATGTTGATCTTGCtgttttgaattgttttttttattattttatcttgacTTGGTTATACATCGTGCTTGCTAAATTCTCATGTTGCATACTCATTTGGCACATCTTGCATCtttccaattatattttttcccttgttgcactaacattttgttccccATGTGATTTCACTAccccctccactttctttagcttagcatttatttttgcaagttttgattcatttagtgatgtaatttgttatcattggtttgtagcttggcaaaggggccatagaatgtatttaggcaatgttgtaatatggactatggacactatggcgcaccgacacgcacacactcaccttagatgtatgcataggattgcatggttaggtgaatgcttaggttttaaacacctagagaaaatccatcctttttttcaaaaaaaaaacaattgaacttcacttcaaaaattttcataataaatatgaagtcaacacttcattttttcctttcttttttttttcttaagaaaaattcaattcatcttaatcatttagactttccttttaatcactaatcaaacctcacttttttgctaaatctaatgctcatgaagcctcccaatctccttcttcaaaaccattttcaaaacttaaaatcaaacaattaagacaaaaaacaacaagtcttttagcaagaactacgccggttttgatcccgtaaaacggtacgtaggcaatgagtcaaaactcatccaagccgaaataaaatcaaattctacttcttctcgcccccattcttaactaatcacaccttcatcttttttacaaatagtcaataaaattaaagcgtagaaataaacttaggagagcggttcttatggaataccataatcgctccgggtgcctaacaccttcccgtagcgaaaacgacccccgaatctagaacttcttaagggtttttctccttttaccctttccaagaaaaaagagagatatcaacggtcgaaaggttcaagtccaattaatggcttggcaccccaaaaccatgataacagaaatggcgacttcactggggattctttttagcgggtcacgcctagttttccttagtttatatttacgctttgttttattgcttatgtgaatacttgtttactttcatttaacgtgtggggtgagaatatcaaaagtcctaacccgggctgagtgaacttatgtttaggtagagatataatcgacaattcgatccgggggttgcctcgtgtattggattatgcgatcaatctcacatagctgaggcattttgaaggtgatattgtcggcgtgtgttgtcatgcttaggcacttcactttcaattgttcgacgaagctatgaaccgtagttaccaaacccatcctagcctttttaggacgtagtgcggtggctaaattgagtgttgtctcaaactttagtcgtcacgcgatactacactcaaactagaccttctcacaaataatcatggaacgggtgtcgtcctgtactaccatgatatatgtgagagaggttgcagtttgggaactgtgttagaaccttggttactactatccaaagccttagttcaccggacgctgtgtccatccgtggccccgttactttgaaactcaacccacctcgttctttaacaacacaaatcatgcatacatgcattcatgcataaacatttttcatgcattcatcgaagggtttaaacaaatggaaattcttgtaaataatcacaggtatgaagaagactaagtgctacaagttcaaggaagtggatttggttagtttgagagagttggcactcaaggtcaagagtcaaacagggttccgactccgatatgggggattgcttactttactccgaaccgatgtggacgagaagctagtgcacactctagtgcagttttatgatccgagcttccgttgcttcactttcccggattttcagttggttcctactctcgaggcttactccgatctagtgggtttatctatagccgagaagacgcctttcaccggtcccgggacttctcttactcctctggttattgctaaggatctctacctcaagacttccgacgtctccaaccatcttattaccaagtctcacatccgggggttcacttcaaagtatcttcttgatcaggctaatctcagtactactcgtcaggatacactcgaggctatgcTTTGCTTAtttacgggctcattctctttccgaacctcgacaacttcgtggacatgaatgctatcaaggtcttccattccaagaacccggttcctactttgctagcggatacctaccacgccattcatgacaggactctcaagggccgtgggtatattctttgctgcacatctcttttgtataggtggtttatttcgcaccttccgagttccttccatgataactcggaaaattggtcctactctcagcggattatggctctcactcctgaCGAGGtcgtctggatcactcccgcctctcaagccaaggaaattatcatgggttgtggagactttctcaatgtacctcttcttggtacccgcggaggaatcaactacaatcccgagcttgctatgagacagtttggttttcctatgaagtcgaagcccatcaatcttgctacatctccagagttcttcttctacacgaatgcccctacaggacaaaggaaagctttcatggatgcttggtctaaagtccgaaggaagagtgtgaagcatctaggtgtgagatctggtgttgctcatgaggcttatactcagtgggtgatagaccgagctgaggagattggtatgccttatccagctatgagatacgtgtcctcatccactccgtctatgcctctacctctacttcccgcgactcaggatatgtatcaggagcatctagctatggagagtcgtgagaaacaagtgtggaaagctcggtacaatcaagccgagaatctaatcatgactttggatggtagagatgagcagaagactcatgagaatctaatgttgaagaaagagctagctaaggcccggagggaattggaagagaaagatgagctgcttatgagggactccaagagagctcgaggacgacgagacttctttgccagatactgtgattcagattccgagtccgatgatcttccgactacttcctatgcttgagagcttcatttgtttatcttgttgaaatttcaaagtcttccttttgaaaatgctatgtagttttgattatctgcaagatttctaatttgtttaaaaatccttcgatggaaaaataagtctttcgcatttgcatttgcatatcatgcatcatatgcatcatgcattggtcccaaaggcttccaagtgcttaccacctcctggtttctctgccgcagtg
Proteins encoded in this window:
- the LOC25487217 gene encoding probable leucine-rich repeat receptor-like serine/threonine-protein kinase At3g14840, which codes for MPCLNTEGSLAYIVHVDYVQMCVLKSQNLSGTLPWEFVKLPYLQQIDLTRNYLNGTIPPQWGSMHLVNISLLGNRLTGPIPKELGKITTLKSLVLEFNQFSGQLPPELGNLHQLERLLLTSNNFTGNLPATFSKLTNLKHIRLGDNQFSGTIPDLIQNWASLERLVMQGSGLSGPVPSGISYLKNLTDLRISDLKGSDSHFPQLMNLKNLETLILRSCNLIGTVPEYLGDITSLRSLDLSFNKLSGQIPNTLGGLENINILYLTGNLFTGPLPNWIARPDYTDLSYNNLSIENPEQLTCQQGTLNLFASSSEGNNSGMVACLGNNGCPKTSYSLHINCGGKVITSKESLTYDDDSNEVGPASFHRSGSNWALSNTGHFFDSSLVDNYTWSNKTNLAMDNGELYMDARVSPLSLTYYGFCLGNGNYTVNLHFAEIMFTDDQTYNSLGRRIFDIYIQKRLVLKDFNIAKEAGGVGKAIIKKFTASVTSNTLEIRLHWAGKGTTAIPFGSVYGPLISAISVDPDFTPPPVEKESSRLVWDIVAVVVAVALVILTIFGIARWRRYRRKIGPLERELKGLDFQPGLFTLRKIKAATNNFDIAYKIGEGGFGPVYKGVLSDGTTVAVKQLSSKSKQGNREFINEIGLISALQHPCLVKLYGCCMEGDQLLLIYEYMENNSLACALFAKEKGQLKLTWSTRKKICVGIARGLAYLHEESRLKIVHRDIKATNVLLDKDLNPKISDFGLAKLKDEGYTHITTRIAGTYGYMAPEYAMHGYLTEKADVYSFGVVALEIVSGKHNTMNRPRDECFSLVDWVHLLNEEGNIMDLVDERLGEDFKKEEAMIIINVALLCTHVSPMHRPTMSSVVSMLEGKSVVEEVMQDTSQVFEGKKLEMIQQYYQQSEKVDTPETQEESILINATSEFMSDADMHSISMDSPCRSLNTL